The Physeter macrocephalus isolate SW-GA chromosome 17, ASM283717v5, whole genome shotgun sequence nucleotide sequence gctttattttatttttattatttatttattttaaaattttatttatttttgttggctttattttaattaattaattatttatttaaagttttatttatttttgtttgcgttgggtctttgttgctgcatgcgggcttttctctagttgcggcaagcgggggctactcttcgttgcggtgcatgggcttctcattgcggtggcttcttttgttttggagcacgggctctaggcacacaggcttagtagttgctgcacgtgggctctagggcacatgggcttcagtagttgtggcttgcgggctcagtgattgtagcttgtgggctctagagcgcaggctcagtagttgtggcacatgggcttagttgctccacagtatgtgggatattccaggaccagggctcaaacccgtgtcccctgcattggcaggtggattcttaaccactgtgccaccagggaagtccctatttttattttttggttgtgccacgtgccatcttagttccctgaccagggatcgaacccatgccccctgcagtggaagcacagagtcttaaccactggaccaccagggaagtccccacaagggctttagaagctctgtgccaggaactgggggcggagaccaaatatatattattatatcacaGTATCCCATGAGTCTCTCCTGCGTGAAAAGTCTCCGCTTGGCAGATGTGAAAACCGGTCCCTCAAATGTAACATTCTCCCGTCCCCACAGACCCCATCCCTGTTCAGTGGACTGAGGTCTTCTATCGTTTCCCATGAACAGGGTATCGGGTCAGCAAACCAGATGCACTGTCCAAGTTGGAACGAGGGGAAGAACCGTGGACAATAGAAGATGAAATCCACAGTCAAACCTGTCCAGGTGAGTGAGGGTCAGCTGGGTAACTGCAGACATCATAGTCAGTCAGTGCGAGAAGGCTGGGAGGGCGTCTGAGGATACCGTGCCTCCGTGTATCTCTTTCCCCATAAAAGAACTTTTAGGTCTTGAGAGGTAAATATaccccttttttctcttctgagatCTGTTCCttgctgattttattttacatcttgatttttgtttgtttgcctcattttcttcttccttggatTCTGTAACCCTCTCCTTTGAACCTTGTCACAAATCCCTTCCACCTCCCTGGCTATGAAATTCCAGGCCTCGCTCCAAGGAGAGATCTTTGAATTCATCACTGTTTTCTGACTACTGCACTCTCCTGCCCCACTGAGAAAGACAGACTTTGCTTCCTGACATCCAACTGCACCTTGTATTTTGCGCCCTCACAGTAACCTAGTCTATGACTGTGCATCAAGCCAGCTCCTTAGTTTCTCCACCACACTGCCCCCCACCACCATTCTGAGGTTCTTCAAAGGTAttgctttccattttctcaaaattttcctTCAGTCTCATGAATTAAGCTCTATCTGTTTTCTGGCTGAGACTCCAAATTGCTGTCTCCCTTACTATTGTCTATATTGTCTATACTTTGAGTTCTAGATGTTCTAGATCTTTTACTGGCCTAAGATTTCTGAGTTCCTGCATGAGGAATAGGAATCATCTTCTCTCCACAAAAAAACCCTTTCCACCATCCTATTTTAATGTTAGATACTCTTTTAATATTGCACATCTTACCCTGTCCATGCTGGTATTATCTTGAATGTTATTCTCTGCCTATGGAGTTCTCATCTTAGAGGTCTCTGCTATTGACTGTTTTAACTAGAAAAGACTGTTTTACATCTACATCAGTTCTGCCTAAGTCGCAGCTTATGTCTCCTTCAGTTTACTTCCTTCATACATTTGctatttctgattttcctttggcTCATCTTAGGTGTTAGCATTGTATTCATTTCCCTAAATCATTTGTTTTTcccattcttgttttttttaacagctttactgagataattCACATATGCTACAATTTGCCAacttaaagcatacaattcattGTTTTGTAGTATATTAAGAGAGTTATGTAACCATTACCAACAGCAACTTTGGAAGATTTTCAtcactttataaaaatttccTCCTAAGCCTTTCAGCCCTAGGCGagcactaatctactttctatctctgtagatttgcctgttctggatatttaatataaatagaatcataaactatgtggtctattgtgaaagacttcttttatttatcataatgtttttgaaattcttcCACAGAAGTTCTAACATGTATctgtaattcattcctttttattgccaaataatattccattgtatggatataccacattttatttactcatttatctattgatggacatttgggtggtatgcactttttggctttttaaaattaatttggacCCTTCTTGGAAGGCTCCAAATGTGGTGCTTCCAGACTCATGGTCGGCATTATATCCTCCCAGCCATGATGTGTGATAATACACAGAGTATTGccaaccaaaggctcagcctttGGTATCCAGAGTTTTCATTGGGATTCAATCACATATTTCCCACATGTCTTTCACCCCTCCAGAAGTCAGGCTAATACCTATAGTCTCCATTTCCTCCAAAGGTTGTAACTGATATGGTGTGGCCCAAAGCCCATgtcataaatcacattgttagacTGTCTGGTGGCCAAAGCCACCAGGCaaacaaagacactcctatcaggCAGGACATTCCAGGGGCCTAGAGATCACCTCCCAATAGCCAAGGGCAAGGGCCAGACCTCTCTTTGGGTGAGGTTCAGTCTTCACTGAAGGTAACTGTACAAATGAACAATAAAGGGATTCCTTtagaaaaacagaggaaatagaGCTTATAGTAATACAGTCAGAGTGGGAATGACAGCATGATATGTACAAGGTGTATCTACATTTTGAATTAGGAAGATGATGCCATGAGTTAGGAATGAAGGCATGAAATAAGAAATGTGCAAGCCCATGGGATTGACTATCAAAAGAGAAGCCTGAAGTCAAGCAAATGAAAGCCAGTGTTAGAAGGTCTCTTCAGGAGGAGGAGTGGAGTGGAAACATGAATCCATGGAATATTCACGGTGATGTACACTTTTCTTGCCAGGATGACTGTTTGGATTTGCTATGTGAGTAATTGAGGTAGCATAGTGGAGGGTTGGtaggttttgtatttttatagctTTAGGCTGTCTTACCTTTTACCTGGGTGGCCGTAGGATAGCAATAATAAGGAACAGTCagatgttcttaaaaaaaaaaaaaaaacctgaaggtaAAGCTGACACAACCTGGTCTTAAAGGAGGAAGTTTGTCCTTTAGTACAACCTGTTGCCAACCTAGATGCAAATGTAGACTTACTGAAGTAGATGCTGCTGGTGGCAAGGGAAGAGTTTATTAGGGACGTTGACATGGGAAAAATTTGGATACGACCTCTCTACTGAATGCAGAAAGTGATTGAAGAAGGCGACAGTTTCCATATTCCATTAGCTTCCGAAGATGACTACATGGTACACGGCCAGTTGCAAAATTTCCTAACAGTCATTGTTGCCCTGTTTCACTATGAATGGAACATAGGATAACGTGACACAGATAGACTAAAGGTTAGAGTTTTGATTATATGAGTTATCCACTAATATGTTTGATGTTTTTGGAAAGTTAGTTTGATGGTGGTCTACAGAAGCAAATTTAGGAACAGGATTACAACACAAGAGATTATCTCAGTTTACAGTCCTTTACAGTTACTTGCCAGGTTACAAATACGTTTATTGTATACACCTCAGTATGCATATTTCCCTGACTTCTAGTCAGAATTTGGATCCTCTAAGTGGGCttaaaaaatccccaaactcCTGAGTGTTGGAATGTCTAAGACGTTGGTTCTGTACCGTCATCATCTTTCATTCTACATGTCCTCCCAACACATCCAGTCCTCTTTTCTTGAATAGTATGCACATATTATTTCCACATTGTTTCCTCCACTTATACCTCCACTTGGATTCTTGATTTCTGTACTACACATCTAATATCATCTCAAAGTTTAGGTTCCACAatgcacacttttttttcctacatgtGGATTTCAGTAATCTTCTTCCTCATCACAATTGGAGATGCTTTTACCAAGCCATTGGCTCAGGCCATACAGTTAGCAGAGTAATCCTGGGTTCCTCACTTTAAAAGACCACTCTCTGCACTGACCCCATCAGTTaaccttgctttttcttttttttttttttttaacattaaaaaaaattttatggctctgtggcatgcaggatcttagttccccgacaagggatagaatacacaccccctgcagtggaaacactgGAAgtctggagtcttaaccactggaccgccagggaagccccaaccttgCCTTTTCTTTATGCAAGTATTCAACATATCCTCATTTCCTCCGCTTGCCACCATCTCCATTGCTCCTTCAAACCACATTTAGCAATCTCCAACTccctagtttttttctttccttctttttcatttgggTTTCTCTAACAGGAATTATGAGAAGTGAAAGTAAGTAAGGCATATTTTATATATCCCAAACGCCAACACAGTGCCTTGCACCGGGagccattcaataaatagttttggAGTGAACAAATGCAACCCTCATCATTTTGGATCAGTTATCTCTTCCACCTCTGTGGTCTTGTGTTTTTTCAAGTTCTGTTCCTCCATACCTTCTCCTTTGCTGCTAACAATGACTTGCTTggcagttccctggtggtccagtggttaagactccgtgctttcactgctgtgggcctgggttcgatccctactCAGGGagccaagatcctgcaagccgcacagtgaggacaaaaaaaaaaaaaaaaaaaaaaagacttgcatgTATTTTACTACCTCTGCATGTTTTGCAATTTCCTATTTAGAGAGCAGCCAAGTCTACATAGATTGTTAACTGCCTAACCTTATTGGTACAttaactgtttttttccttttggtttgtttatattattGTGTTTTTACCATGTGTAAGAAATAAGGAACATTTATACATGGTGTTTCCTTTATACTGTTATCATAGGGTTGCCACTAaagtgccattttttaaaaaaaccaaggaatttttaaaacaatcttattccaaacaataataaaaagggctcattgttctcttctttcctagAAACTGGCAACGTTGGTAATCATCTGCAGGGTGAATgggaaaatgaaagaatgctgaaAGGTATAGAACAATACCAGGAACATAATGCATTTGGAAATCCTGTTCCTCAAAGCAAAAGTCATTTCTCTTTCAGGCAAAATCATGATATGTTTGAGTTCTATATGAAAACTTTGAAATCACATTTAAGTTTAGTCAGCCAGGGCCAAAGCTATAAAATTAAGAACTCTACTAAATGTAATGGAGATGGGAAATCATTTCTGCAATGTAAGCATGAAGAATTTCATTCTCCAGTTCAATGCCCTGTAAGTGCAAAATCCATCAGTAGTAAGTCCCAAGTCATTAAGCACCAAGGAACTCACAAtgcagagaaagcccacatatgcagtgaatgtgggaaagcctttttTAAGAAGTCTCAGCTCACTGACCATCAGAGAgttcatacaggagagaaaccttatgGATGCAGTATGTGTGCAAAAGTATTCTCCCGAAAGTCCAGGCTCAAtgaacatcagagaattcacaagAGAGAGAAATCCTTTATATGCAGTGATTGTGGAAAAGTCTTCACCATGAAGAGCCGTCTGATCGAACACCAGcgaactcacactggagagaaaccttacataTGCAGTGACTGTGGAAAAGGCTTCCCAGGGAAGcgtaatctcattgtacatcagCGAAATCATACTGGAGAGAAATGCTACGTATGTAGTGAATGCGGAAAAGGCTTCACTGGGAAGAGCATGCTTACTATACACCAGCGAactcatacaggagagaaaccctacatctgcagtgaatgtgggaaaggcTTTACCACAAAGCACTACGTCATCATACACCAACGAAaccatacaggagagaaaccctacatatgcaatgaatgtgggaaaggTTTCACCATGAAGAGTCGTCTGATTGAACATCAGCGAACTCATACAGGAGAGAAGCCATATGTATGCAATGAATGTGGAAAAGGCTTTCCCAGGAAGAATAATCTGATTGTACATCAGAGAAATCACACAGTAGAGAAATCCTACTTATGTGGTGAATGTGGAAAAGGCTTCACCGTGAAGAGCATGCTCATCATACATCAAcgaactcacactggagagaaaccctacatCTGCAGGGAATGTGGGAAAGGCTTCCCGTTGAAGAGTCGGCTTGTTGTGCATCAGCGAACGCATACGGGTGAGAAACCTTATAGATGCAGCGAATGTGGGAAAGGCTTCATCGTGAATAGCGGACTGATGTTACATCAGcgaactcacactggagagaagccctataTATGCAATAAATGTGGAAAAGGGTTTGCCTTTAAGAGCAATCTTGTGGTACATCAGCgaactcatactggagagaaaccctttaCATGCAATGAGTGCGGAAAAGGCTTCACGATGAAACGCTATCTCATCGTACACCAGCAAATTCATATTGGAGAGAAGTCCTATAtatgcagtgaatgtggaaaaGGTTTTGTCATGGAAACAGAGCTCATTTTACATCAgcgaattcatactggagagaaaccttatgcCTGCAATGAATGTGGCAGAGGCTTCACTGTGAAAAGCCGTTTAGTCGTTCATCAGCGAactcatacaggagagaaaccttttgtatgcagtgaatgtggaaaaGGCTTCTCCTCAAAGAGGAATCTCTTTGTACATCTGAGAACTCATAATGGAAACAAACCTTAACAAAGCAATGAATATAGTCACACctacaggaagaaaatatgcCTTGTCCAACATCAGAAGGTTTCACACAGGATAATCTACCTTTATATGTACTGACTGTGGAAAATCCTATTCATAATTGGTATTGGTCTCATTACCCACCAGAAAATTTACACAGGAGACAAACTGTACGTATGCAATTAATGTGAGAAAGCCTTCAACACAAATTCAGCACCCGTTGTACAAAAGACAGAGACTCTGTGGATTCAGCAATTGGGGGTAACCTTTCTCTCATTTGTCAAGCCTTGTTAATACACATGAGAAACGTATAGGTCAAGGTACATAATCCTTTGCAGTGACTCTGAACTCATTATATACAAGTGAACTTGTTCAGGGTACAAACCATGATAGTTCAGTGAACTCATTAAACATCAGTGTGCTCTACTTGACTATCATCAGTGTAGACTAGCCTGTTGCTAGATTTCACCCTTGGGAAACTATGGAATTTGCATAGGAGTGAAATTTAATGAATGCAGAGAATGTGCTAGTGCCTTCAGTGTTAAGTTACCTCACACTATATGTCTAAATTAACATGTAGGAAAAAGCTCTGATACACAGGATGCAGAAGAGGCTTCAGGAAACATTTCTAGGTAATTATATGTCTGAAAAGTATATATTAAGATAAATCTTATGAATGGAGAGCCTAAGAAAGCCTTCTGTGGGAATAAAAACCCTATCTCATCAGTGATCATAACAGATCACCAGTGAGCTCATTCATAGTAGCAATATGATGATAGTAGAAATAAAACCTCAATAGTTGCCTGATATGCATGCTGGAGAAAAATTTTCAGATGACAATGAATATGGCAGGATTTCGGTGATACATTCTGCCTCATTGCTTCTCATGAATTCATACAGAAATAGACTAGTTTATGAACCCACTAAATGTGGAGTAACTTTAGCAAAATATCAGAGAATACTGAAGGAAAGAAGCCTCATGAAAATGACATATACTTGAGTTTTCTCTCAGAAATCTAAACTTATTGTACACCTGATGTCCATTTTGGGACACAATACCTTGAACCATATTATCAATGATTCCATAATTTTAAAGTGGGCTCTTCTGAACACAAGCCCACCTTGTGTTTAGGATTTTAATgttatatacattaaattttaatgttatattcAATGCAGGAGTGTTCTGTGCCCACCTCATATCATTATATGTTTCGCTCTTGCATTTGTTAGACTCTAAATTCATCTTTCAGTCTGtgtatttcaaaaggaa carries:
- the LOC102988601 gene encoding zinc finger protein 432 isoform X2, with translation MLQNYSNLLSVGYRVSKPDALSKLERGEEPWTIEDEIHSQTCPETGNVGNHLQGEWENERMLKGIEQYQEHNAFGNPVPQSKSHFSFRQNHDMFEFYMKTLKSHLSLVSQGQSYKIKNSTKCNGDGKSFLQCKHEEFHSPVQCPVSAKSISSKSQVIKHQGTHNAEKAHICSECGKAFFKKSQLTDHQRVHTGEKPYGCSMCAKVFSRKSRLNEHQRIHKREKSFICSDCGKVFTMKSRLIEHQRTHTGEKPYICSDCGKGFPGKRNLIVHQRNHTGEKCYVCSECGKGFTGKSMLTIHQRTHTGEKPYICSECGKGFTTKHYVIIHQRNHTGEKPYICNECGKGFTMKSRLIEHQRTHTGEKPYVCNECGKGFPRKNNLIVHQRNHTVEKSYLCGECGKGFTVKSMLIIHQRTHTGEKPYICRECGKGFPLKSRLVVHQRTHTGEKPYRCSECGKGFIVNSGLMLHQRTHTGEKPYICNKCGKGFAFKSNLVVHQRTHTGEKPFTCNECGKGFTMKRYLIVHQQIHIGEKSYICSECGKGFVMETELILHQRIHTGEKPYACNECGRGFTVKSRLVVHQRTHTGEKPFVCSECGKGFSSKRNLFVHLRTHNGNKP
- the LOC102988601 gene encoding zinc finger protein 432 isoform X1, yielding MIQAQETMSFKDVAVDFTWEEWQLLAPLQKDLYRDVMLENYSNLLSVGYRVSKPDALSKLERGEEPWTIEDEIHSQTCPETGNVGNHLQGEWENERMLKGIEQYQEHNAFGNPVPQSKSHFSFRQNHDMFEFYMKTLKSHLSLVSQGQSYKIKNSTKCNGDGKSFLQCKHEEFHSPVQCPVSAKSISSKSQVIKHQGTHNAEKAHICSECGKAFFKKSQLTDHQRVHTGEKPYGCSMCAKVFSRKSRLNEHQRIHKREKSFICSDCGKVFTMKSRLIEHQRTHTGEKPYICSDCGKGFPGKRNLIVHQRNHTGEKCYVCSECGKGFTGKSMLTIHQRTHTGEKPYICSECGKGFTTKHYVIIHQRNHTGEKPYICNECGKGFTMKSRLIEHQRTHTGEKPYVCNECGKGFPRKNNLIVHQRNHTVEKSYLCGECGKGFTVKSMLIIHQRTHTGEKPYICRECGKGFPLKSRLVVHQRTHTGEKPYRCSECGKGFIVNSGLMLHQRTHTGEKPYICNKCGKGFAFKSNLVVHQRTHTGEKPFTCNECGKGFTMKRYLIVHQQIHIGEKSYICSECGKGFVMETELILHQRIHTGEKPYACNECGRGFTVKSRLVVHQRTHTGEKPFVCSECGKGFSSKRNLFVHLRTHNGNKP